The DNA window AGTACTTGGAAGACCTACCGTCGAGTGATTTTGCCAAGTGCGTTGCGCCGCGCACTACCGGCTTACAGCAACGAAGTGATTTTCATGCTGCATGGCAGTGCAGTAGCGGGGATTGTCACCATCATGGATCTGACAGGGGCAGCGCGTCTGGTCAACTCCCGCTATTACGCGCCATTTGAGTCGTTTTTGACCGCAGGCTTTTTCTACATGATGCTAACGTTTTGTATTTTGTGGTGTTTTAAAAATGCCGAAAAACGCTTTTTGGCCTATTTACGGCCATTGAGTTAATCGTTTGAAAACGGCGCTTGTGAGTGCCGTTTTTTTCATTCTGTTAGCTTGCTTCAGAGTTTGAGATGCCAAATATCCTCATTATTGTTGTGGCGTAGCTGATAAGTAAACTCTCAGCAAAACAAAAGCGAGAGCAGTGGATGAAGAAAATCGGTTATTTGGTCGCCGTTTTGGCGATGTTAACAGGCTGCGGTGGTGATAATAGTTCATCACCAGCACCAGAGATTCAGTCTGAAGTTGAAAAGGCGTTGCAGTCAGGAAATGCGCTGTTGGTGTCGGATCCGAATGATCTGATCTCAGCGGCGAGTCGTTGGGTTGAGCGCAATACGCAAACCTACAATCAGCTCTGGGCTGACTTAGCCAATGAGGCTGAGCAACTTTATTGGGACCCAACCCATGATGCTGCGGTGTTAGCGCCGACCTATGGCTTTAATGATGTAATATTGCAGACCAATAAAGCGATGCAATCGGGCTATCCGGATCAAACCTTAACCTTAGGAATTGGCGGTTTGACCCCATCGGGCAACCGCTATGCGGCGCTTGGTAGCAATCCGTTTCGCACCGCGCAGCGTTTTCCCACGTCGGTCAATCAAGCGATGGAAAAGTGGTTAGAGAATGTGATCACTTGGCTAAACCAAGGCCGTTTTGCGAGCAACAGCAAGGTGGTTTTAGCACAGCTTGACCAGTCCTATTATTTCCCGGATGAACAAGCAACGCGCAATTGGCTTACCGCCAAGTTTGCCGATGGCGTGACGTACAACGCCGCCAACCAATGTGACGGGGAGAAACTGCTTGCTTGTCTTGATGAAAAGCCTGATCTGCTCATCTTGTCCCAACATCTCAACGATGGAGATAGCATTCAACCAGTGGTGCAGGGGCTAGCGTATGCACTGAAAAATGACATTCCGGTGCTCTATCTGCACTGGGACGGCGGGATGACAGAGCTCGGTACGGCGTTGTTTGAGCAATTGCACATTCGCTATGTGGGCGATAACTACTGGCGCAAACTAGGGGTTGTGGATTGGCAGCCGAATCAATTGCGAAATCGTGTGCCGGAAGAGATAGCAACACAACTGGCGTTTTTACAGCGCTTTGCCAGTAACGGCTTTGATGTCGATCTCGCGCAATGCGATGACAAGTCTTGCGAGGCGACGGCAAACATGGATACGCAGTTTTATCCGGTAGCGAATCAGCTGCGCGCCCATTTGCAGAGTCTCGATAAAGCGAAAATTGACCTGTTTGCCAGCGACTATTACGAATATGAGAAACTAATCGTGCTTTTGGCGGATCGCTACCGTCAGGATGTGCGTTTCCCGATGGACAAGCTCACTACGCCAAGCGCAGATTTTCTGCAGTCTTACTTTGCTGACTACATTCAATACCACTCGCGTAAGATCAACCCCAAACAGCCAGATATGGGCAATTTTAGTCGCAGTGAATTTGGAGATAATGTCGCTCGCGTTGCCAAATCCGTTTCGTTGTTGTCAAAGCGTCACTTTCGTGCCGCGGGCGTATATGCGTTACCGGGAGAAAGCTTTCAGGTGACGCGCCAAGACAACAGCGCCGTTAAGGTGTCCATCGCCATCAATTCTCTTCGAAGTGGCGCAACGCATGAGTTTTCTAAAGAGGGTTACAATCGCCCTAAGCATTTGACCTCGACCACCTATGAAGTTAAGTCGGGTGAGACCATTACCCTGACATCGGCCTACGGTGGCCCGATCCAAGTCCATTTTGATGCTAACGATTTGCATGTTGAACTCACGTTTTCTCATGTTGCCGAGCATCCGGTTT is part of the Vibrio cidicii genome and encodes:
- a CDS encoding ImpA family metalloprotease gives rise to the protein MKKIGYLVAVLAMLTGCGGDNSSSPAPEIQSEVEKALQSGNALLVSDPNDLISAASRWVERNTQTYNQLWADLANEAEQLYWDPTHDAAVLAPTYGFNDVILQTNKAMQSGYPDQTLTLGIGGLTPSGNRYAALGSNPFRTAQRFPTSVNQAMEKWLENVITWLNQGRFASNSKVVLAQLDQSYYFPDEQATRNWLTAKFADGVTYNAANQCDGEKLLACLDEKPDLLILSQHLNDGDSIQPVVQGLAYALKNDIPVLYLHWDGGMTELGTALFEQLHIRYVGDNYWRKLGVVDWQPNQLRNRVPEEIATQLAFLQRFASNGFDVDLAQCDDKSCEATANMDTQFYPVANQLRAHLQSLDKAKIDLFASDYYEYEKLIVLLADRYRQDVRFPMDKLTTPSADFLQSYFADYIQYHSRKINPKQPDMGNFSRSEFGDNVARVAKSVSLLSKRHFRAAGVYALPGESFQVTRQDNSAVKVSIAINSLRSGATHEFSKEGYNRPKHLTSTTYEVKSGETITLTSAYGGPIQVHFDANDLHVELTFSHVAEHPVWRSSEDNVRFAKQLQQGEFDWAELITPGFEVHSKRDKMLQSISASDWGGDAAAMAQATEQYVHNYPHALAGFQGPGIDVIDEIQGYAEQKGWQIETIDVVKHMNADQATCGYGCSGNPYDAYWAFSPLGHGDLHELGHGLEKGRFRFATWEGHSTTNYYSYFSKSRFFKETGKESQCQSLDFKGLFELLQQSRLQADANAFMAAQDQSSWSWGARVYIQMMMAAQQQGVLQDGWHLLGRLHLIEREFNRLAASPELWDKQKATIGFEQYNYDEAKSINNNDWLLIAISYVLQRDMRQYLDMWGLTFSNKAKVQVASGNYVLMPMNYFVTSNTGYCTNEFATQMITVDGSTAWPR